The Acidobacteriota bacterium DNA segment CCCGCAGCGAGATCGCGGCCCTCATCTACCAGATCGAAACCTCCACCAACCAGAGTGAAAAAGAGGCGCTGCAGCGGCAGATCGATGCCATCAAGGCCCGGGAGATGACCCTGAGGCTGGCTTCCGCCAACGGGGCCGGGGAGGTGGTGGAGCAGGAGGAACGCTTCAATTTCGACCAGTTGGAAGCGGAATTCAACCGGTTGCAGGCCAGGCGGGCCGAGTTGGGAGCGCAACGGGCAGAACTGGTGAAGTCCTACAACGAGTTGCGAGGGGAGAGAGATACCCTGCTTGGCGACCGCCTCACCGGTTTGACCGCCTCTCAGGTCCGGGGGCTGCGAGCCAGGATCCGCAACTTCGAGCTGGGGATCCGGCAGATCCACGTGGCCGAGGTCGATCTGGTGGACCGGTGCGAGTCCTGTCACCTGGGAATCAGGGAGCCGCTGGTGCTGACCAAGGCCGACATGGGAGGCGAAGAAGTGTTTGTGAGCCACCCCAATCCCGCCCTGCTGGCCTTGCACGATCCGGAGCAGTTTGGTTGCTCCACCTGCCATAACGGTAACGGACGGGCGACCACCAGTGTCCGCAAGGGCCACGGGCGTCACAAGTACTGGTTGTGGCCGCTGTACTACAAGGAGAATTTCGAGGCGGGTTGCCACCAGTGCCACGCCAAGGATCTGGTGCTCGATCACGCCGAAGTCCTGAACCGGGGGAAAGAGATTTACTACGTCGAGGGTTGCGCGGGCTGCCATCGCTTCGAGGGGTTCGACACCGAGGCCGAGGCGCTGAGCGAGGTTCAGTCGTCAATTCACGCGTTGGCGGAGGACCGGAAGGATATGGGCAAGGAGATCGAGCAGAGCGTTCTGGCCGGCGATAACGCTCAGGACAACGCGGAAGCCCAGCGGTACTATGCCCGCGCCGACGAGCTCAAGCAGCAGATCAGCAACCTGGACCACGAAATGGAGCGCCTGGAGGTGCGTTCGGCGGACCTGCAGATCGAACAGAAAAATGTCGGACCCAGCTTGAAGGAGGTTCGCTTCAAAATGCGCAAGGAGTGGATCCCGGTGTGGCTGGAAAACCCGCACGCCTACCGGCCTTCCACCAAGATGCCGGCCTTTCGCCTGGACGAAGGGCAGCGCCGCGCCATTTCCGCCTTCGTCTGGCAGACGGGGATCGAAGGGGAATTGCCCAGCCAGCCTCGGGGGAATGCCGTTCGGGGCAAGGAGCTGTTCGAGACACGGGGCTGCATGGGCTGCCACGCCGTGGGCGAGGGGGATGCGGCCCAGGGAAGCTCGTTCGCGGCCAACCTGTCGCGGGTGGGGGAGAAGGTGCACTACGACTACCTGGTCCCCTGGATTCACAACCCCCAGGAGCGTCAACCGCTCTCGGTCATGCCCAGCCTGCGGCTCAGCCTGCAGGAAACCCGGGACATCGCCAGTTACCTCGTTACTCTCAAGCAGGCCGACGCCTCCTATCCTGAGGCCGACTACCTGGAAGATCCTGCGCTCAAGAGCGAAGGTTCCATGTGGGTCAAGCACTTCGGCTGCGCCGGTTGCCACGAAATTGCCGGGTTCGAGGAGGAAGGGCGCATCGGAACCGAGTTGACCCGCGAGGGCAGCAAGCCCATCGAGCGGCTGGATTTCGCCCTGCTGACCCACGAGGCCAAGCATGACGGCTGGTACAACCACAAGGGCTTCTTCGAGCGAAAGCTGAAAAACCCGGCCATCTTCGACCAGGGCAAGATCAAGAACCCTGTGGAAAAGCTCCGGATGCCGAATTTCAAGCTGACCGACAAGGAAATCGCTGCCTTGACCACGTTTCTGCTGGGGAGCGTCGACTCTACATTGCCGGAACATTTCTTCTACGCTCCCGGGGACCGGGGGCAGGACATTCGGGAAGGCTGGTGGCTGGTGCAGCGCTACAACTGCATGGGCTGCCACCAGGTGCGACCCGGACAGCAGTCCGACCTTTCCGGGATGGCCCTCTATCAGGACCCGGACTGGAAGGAGCAGCTTCCTCCGACGCTGGTCGGTGAGGGAGCCCGGGTGGACCCGGATTGGCTGGCGCGGTTTCTCAGGAACCCGGCCATGGACTCCGAGCGCACCGATCGCAACGGCGTGCGCGGCTATCTCCACGCCCGCATGCCCACCTTCCGTTTTTCCGACAGCCAGATTCAGAAGATTGTACGCTTCTTCGAAGCCTTGGCGGCTCAGGATCGGCCCTATATTCCAACCCAGCTGGAGCCGCTCAGCAACCGGGAGCGCGAACTGGCCCGGCAACTCTTTACCTCCAAGGCGGCGCCCTGCCTGAGGTGTCACGCCACCGGGGACCCGGCTCACGACCGCAACGCCACCGCACCCAATTTCCTGTTGGCCGGGGAAAGGTTGAAGCCCGGCTGGACCGAACGCTGGATGGTGGCGCCGGAAATGATCGCTCCGGGCACGGCCATGCCGTCCGGGCTGTTCCAGAGGGACGGCGAGCGCTGGGTGTTTGCCGGATCGCTGCCTCCTGCCTTCAGGGACTACCCCAAGGACCATGCCGAACTGCTGGTGCGCTACATGTTCCAGTTGACGCCTCAGGAACAGCGCCGACTGATGTCCCGAATGCCCGCCGCGGCAACCAGTGTAGCCAGCCGCTAGCTATCGCCGGGACCGCCCTCGAATTTGAGAGCTGGAAGTGTTACATTAATCGTCGGGTGATGGGGTCGCCGCTCCCCCGGTTTTGCCCCGATCCCAACTTTATTATCATCTGGTCAGAGAGGTCTTAATGATGTGTTTGAAGAGTTACCTGTTCTTGCCCGTTGCGCTGCTGGCGGCTCTCTTTGCAGGGGCCTGCGGCAGCGTGGATATCGACGATGAAGATCTGGATGCGGTCGACGGGACCGAAGCTCCGGCAGTGGTCACCCGGGTGGACCCCGCCACCGCGGCCACGGTCAGCGGCAAGGTCTTTTTCGAAGGCGACCTGCCCAGGGCCAGGCGGCTGGCCATGGATGCCGAACCGGCTTGCGCCGGCCTGCACACCGAACCCGTCTACTCCGAAGTGGTGGTTCCCAACGACAACAAGACGCTGAGGCACGTCTTCGTGTACGTCAAGGAGGGCCTGGAGGGCATGAAGTTCGAGACGCCCACCGAACCTGCCGTGCTGGATCAAAAGGGTTGCATCTACCTGCCCCATATGATGGGCGTCCAGGTCAATCAGCCGGTCAGAATCCTGAACAGCGATCCCACTACTCACAACGTCCATCCGACCCCCAGGAACAATCGCGAATGGAACGAATCCATGGCTCCCAACGTGCCGCCGAAGATGAAAAAGTTTCCTCGCGAGGAAGTCATGATCCCGGTCAAGTGCAACGTCCACCCCTGGATGAAGAGCTATATCGGCGTTCTGCCGCACCCATTCTTCTCGGTGACCGACGGGGATGGCTCTTTCGAAATCACGGGATTGCCTCCTGGAGAATACACGATCGGAATATGGCACGAGTTCCTGAAAGAGGGTGTTACCACCCACAAGGTCACCCTGGCTGCCAGCGAGTCCAAATCGGTGGATTTCACCCTGAAGCAGGCGTCCTGAGACCGACGAATTTCCAGGAGCCGGCTTCTCCAAGAGGGCGTCGGTGTGGAATCCATCATCCCGCGGGCCCGCTGAATTCCTGATGAGCCACTCAATTCCGACAAGCATCGGTAGTGCCGGGAGTTACCACTACTTTGCGGTGCTCACGGCCTGCGTTACCTTTCTGTTGATCGTTGCCGGGGCCCTGGTCACCGGGAACGAGGCGGGCCTTTCGGTTCCGGATTGGCCCCTTTCCTACGGGTCCCTGAACCCGCCTTGGGAAGGGAACATCCGCTATGAGCACGGTCACCGCCTGGTGGCGGCCTTTGTGGGATTGCTGACCATTGCCCTGGCCGTCTGGGTGTGGAAGAAGGAACCACGCCGACCCGTGCGCAAGCTGGGATGGATTGCCCTCGGGGTGGTGGTCGCCCAGGGCATCCTGGGAGGCGTCACCGTGCTGTGGTATCTGCCGGCCCCGATATCGGTCCTGCATGCCTGCCTGGCCCAGACATTCTTTTGCCTGGTGGTCAGCTTGGCCTGGCTGTCCTCGCCGGTCTGGGCGCGGCGGCACCAAGACGCCAGTTACAGCCTACCGCTCAACCGGCTGGCCATGGCCGCCGCGGGAGCCATCTATCTCCAGCTTCTGTTGGGGGCCATTTTTCGCCACACCCAATCCGGGATCCTCCCTCACCTGTTGGGCGCCCTTCTGGTCACGCTGCTGGCCGGCTGGCTCATTGCTCGCGTGTTCCGATCTCCACGAGCGTCCTCGGTTCTGACCGGCGCCGCAACCTTGCTGGGAGTCCTGCTCGCGCTTCAACTCCTGCTAGGGCTGGCCTCCTGGCTGTTGCGGCTGGCCACTGCCGACGCCGTGCAACCACAGTTTCCGGTGGTGGCCGTCACCACCGCGCATGTCGCCGTGGGCGCCCTGATCCTGGCGGCCAGCGTGATCCTGGCCTTGCAGTCCTGGCGGGTCCGGTCTGAAGAAAGCCGGGCCGAGTCGCGCACCCCGGCAATCCCGGTGAATCCATGAGCAGCGCCGAAAAGATCCTGAAGGTCGGAGGAATGGCGGTAGCAGAAGCGCCGGCGCTGCCGGTTCTGCTCGGCCCCGACCGCGCCAAGGCCAAGGCGGACGGCCGCGGAAGGGTCCTGGCCGCCTGCGGAGCCCGGGCGGCGGCATACCTGGAGCTGGCGAAGCCGGAAGTGACCTTCCTGGTTCTGGTAGCGGCCGGGCTGGGATTCGCCATGGCTTCTCCCGGACTGGATTTGCCGGGATTGATGCGGCTGCTGTTGGGGACCGGGCTGCTGGCCGCAGGGACAGCCGCCCTCAACCACTGCCTGGAGTGGGCCGACGACGCCAAGATGCGGAGGACTGTCCGCCGGCCGATTCCTTCGGGGCGCTTGGCGTTGCGGGAAGGCTACAGCCTGGGAGTGGCGTCGGCATTGGGTGGAACCGCATACCTGTCCTTGGGGGTGAGTCCGCTGGCAGGTTTGATCGGATTGACGGCCTGTCTGGCCTACTTGGGCGTCTATACGCCGTTGAAGCGGAAGACGGCTTGGTGTACCTTTGTGGGAGCGTTTCCGGGAGCGACTCCCGTGCTGATCGGGTGGACGGCGGCCGCCACTCTCTCGGTGGAAGCCTGGGTGCTGTTCGCCATCCTGTTCCTGTGGCAGTTCCCCCACTTTATCGCCATCGCCTGGATGTATCGGGAAGACTACGCCAGGGCGGGGCTGTTGATGCTTCCGCGGGGCGATGCCGGGGGAAGGCGGGCATTCCGCCAGATCATGGGCTATTCGCTGGCCCTGGTTCCCGCCAGTCTGGTTCCCTATTGGCTCGAGATGGCCGGTTCGATCTATCTGGCGGCCGCGCTTTGCCTGGGAGCCGGATTCCTCTATTTCGCCTGGCGGGCCTACGCCCAACGCTCCAAGCAGCAGGCCAGGCGGTTGCTCCACGTCACCGTCATCTACCTTCCGCTGCTCTACCTGATGATGGTGCTCGACAAGGGGTGAGTTTGAAATTCTCCTCAGCCCGGGCTGAGTGAGCATCGACCAAGGAGATTCTTTTATGGCGCTTGCATTGGCGGTTTTGATCTGGGCGATTGTGCTGGCGTCCGTGGTCTTGTTTACGGGGGAGTTCGGATGGTTCCCGCCGCAAATCTCCGAGCACGGCGATGCCATGGACGCTCAGTTCAACCTTACCCTGATTGTGGTGGCCATCGGCTTCATTCTGGCTCAGGTGGCTCTCGGCTACTACGTGTGGCGGTACCGCGACCGGTCCGGCGCGCGGGCCGTCTATACGCACGGCAACGCCAAGGTCGAGGTGGCGACCGTCCTGATCACCCTGGTCACCTTTGTGACCCTGGCCATCATCGGTCAGCGCGTCTGGATCGGTCTTCATCTGGAGGATATGCCCGAGGATGCCGTCCAGGTTGAAGTCACGGCTCAGCAGTTCGCCTGGAACTTCCGCTATCCCGGTCCCGACGGCAAGTTCGGAAAAACCGCCACCCGCCTGATCAACGACCAGTTGAACCCGGTGGGACTCGACTCCCGCGATCCTGCTTCCAACGACGACGTCGTCACCCTCAACCGCATGGCAGTCCCGGTGAACCGCGATATCCGGCTCACCCTTCGTTCCAAGGACGTCACCCACAGTTTCTTTGTGCCGGCCCTGCGCTTCAAGCAGGATACGACTCCGGGGCTGGCCATCCCGGGGCATTTCAAGGCGCTGAAGACGGGGGAATATGAAATTGCCTGCGCGGAGTTGTGCGGGTTGCAGCACTACAAGATGAAAGGGTTCCTGATGGTCATGTCGGACCAGGAATTCGAAGCCTGGCTGAAGGAGCGCGCCGAATTCTGATCCGAACCAACGGCCCGCGGTCCCGGCCAACAAGGGAGAATGTTCATGTCTGATTCAGCCCATCCTGCCGTCCATCCGGCACCGACGACATTTATGCGCAAATGGGTATTCAGCACAGACCATAAGATCATCGGGATCCAGTATTACTTCCTGGCGCTGATCGCGGTCTTCACCGGCTTGGCGCTTTCCGTGCTGATGCGGCTGCGGTTGGCCTGGCCCGCCGAGTCCTGGCCCTGGCTGGAGAAGATTTTTCCGGTGGGGTTCGAAGGCGGGGTGATGTCGCCCGAGTTCTACCTGGCCATGCTGACCATGCACGGCACCATCATGGTTTTCTTCGTCTTGACCACGGCTCCACAGGGCGGCTTCGGAAATTACTTCCTGCCGATCCAGATCGGGGCCCACGATATGGCCTTTCCGGTGCTGAACATGCTGTCCTTCTGGGTCACTTTCCTGAGCATGGGGGTGATGTTTGCGGCTTTCTTCGTTGCCGGAGGGGCGCCGATATCCGGCTGGACGGCCTACGCCCCGCTCAGCGCCCTGGGAGAGGTGGCCGGACCCGGGCTGGGGTCGGGTCAGGACCTGTGGATCATCAGCATAGCCCTCTTCTGCGTTGCCTCCCTGCTGGGCGCCCTCAACTTCATCACCACCGTTCTCAACATGCGGACCAAGGGAATGTCGCTGATGAAGATGCCACTGACCGTCTGGACCTGGTTCACCACCGCCATCCTGGCCCTGCTTTCGTTCCCGGTGCTGCTGGCGGCCGGAATCCTGCTGTTGCTCGACCGGCTCGGTGGAACCAGCTTCTTCATCCCGGCCGGCCTGGTGGTGAGCGACACCGTCATCGAGAGCTCGGGCGGCTCTCCCATCTTGTGGCAGCACCTCTTCTGGTTCTTCGGGCACCCCGAAGTCTATATCGCCATCCTTCCGGGGATGGGCGTGGCCTCCCAGTTGTTGTCGACCTTCGCCCGCAAGCCCATTTTCGGCTACCATGCCATGGTGGTGGCCGTCTTCGCCATCGGGATGCTGGGTTTCTTCGTTTGGGGTCACCACATGTTCGTGAGCGGCTTGAGTCCCTTTTCAGCCCTGGTGTTCTCCATCCTGACCCTGGCTATCGGCGTGCCGTCGGCAATCAAGACCTTCAACTGGCTGGGAACCTTGTGGGGCGGCAAGATCCGCTTCACCACCGCCATGCTCTTCGCCATCGGCTTCGTCTCGCTCTTCGTCTCCGGTGGCATCACGGGCCTTTTCCTGGGGCAGACCTCGGTGGATGTGCAACTTCACGACACCTACTTCCCGGTTGCCCACTTCCACATGATCATGGGGGTGGCGGCCATCTTCGGAATTTTTGGGGCCACCTACTACTGGTTCCCCAAGATGTTCGGGCGCATGCTTCACGAGGGGCTGGGCAAGCTGCACTTCTGGTTGACCTTCATCGGAGTGAACGCCATCTTCATCCCCATGCACTTGATGGGGATCATGGGTCAGCTTCGGCGCTACGCGGAGTCTACCGAGTTCAAGTTCATGGAGCCGCTCCAACCCTATCAGGAATTTGTCACCTTCGCGGCTTTCGTGACGGCGGCCGCCCAACTCCTGTTCCTGGTGAATTTTTGCTGGGGAATGTTCAAGGGCAAGAGGGCCAGCGAAAACCCCTGGGAGGCCACCACCCTGGAATGGGTCACGGCTTCTCCGCCGCCTCATGACAACTTTGGCGGGAGAGAACTGGTGGTTCACCATGGAGCCTATGAGTATGGGGTCCCCGGGGCGCCCCGGGATTACGTGATGCAAACCGACCCGCCGCTCGAGACAACGAAATAGGGTGGCCGTCGGGTCGCTTGCGGAGGTTCGGTCATGCCTGTGGCCATCGCACCCACTGAAGTCAAGCCGGAAACCGACAGGGAAAACCGGGTTCCGGAACCGGGGGGACCGGGAGGCGGTTCAGGATCGGAGGGGGGATCCGGCAGGGGGGGAGGCGGCGGCAGGCGGCTCCGTCCCGACAGCTATCAGTTGGGGATGTGGCTGGCGCTGGCTTCGATTTCCATGATGTTTATCGGTTTCAGCAGCGCCTATATCCTGGGACAGGGGACCAACAGCCAGTGGCGTGCCATGGCGGCGCCACCCTTTGTCTGGATCAATACGGTGATTCTGCTGGCGAGCAGCCTCAGCCTGGAGTTGGCTCGGAGAGCCACGGCCGCCGCCGAGTTGAAGCGATGGATGGCCCTGACCTGTTTGCTGGGAGCGGCCTTTCTGGTTGGCCAGCTCTGGATCTGGAGGCTATTGGCCGATCAGGGCATCTACCTGAGCGGCAATCCCCATAGCTCGTTCTTTTACCTGTTGACGGGAGTCCATGGCGTGCATCTGCTGGGGGGTATGGCGGCGCTGGCTACCCTGACGGCCAGGGCCTGGAACTCAGCGG contains these protein-coding regions:
- a CDS encoding cytochrome c oxidase subunit 3, whose translation is MPVAIAPTEVKPETDRENRVPEPGGPGGGSGSEGGSGRGGGGGRRLRPDSYQLGMWLALASISMMFIGFSSAYILGQGTNSQWRAMAAPPFVWINTVILLASSLSLELARRATAAAELKRWMALTCLLGAAFLVGQLWIWRLLADQGIYLSGNPHSSFFYLLTGVHGVHLLGGMAALATLTARAWNSAARVPASASLNVTALYWHFMDGLWIYLLVLLFFWR
- a CDS encoding COX15/CtaA family protein encodes the protein MSHSIPTSIGSAGSYHYFAVLTACVTFLLIVAGALVTGNEAGLSVPDWPLSYGSLNPPWEGNIRYEHGHRLVAAFVGLLTIALAVWVWKKEPRRPVRKLGWIALGVVVAQGILGGVTVLWYLPAPISVLHACLAQTFFCLVVSLAWLSSPVWARRHQDASYSLPLNRLAMAAAGAIYLQLLLGAIFRHTQSGILPHLLGALLVTLLAGWLIARVFRSPRASSVLTGAATLLGVLLALQLLLGLASWLLRLATADAVQPQFPVVAVTTAHVAVGALILAASVILALQSWRVRSEESRAESRTPAIPVNP
- the coxB gene encoding cytochrome c oxidase subunit II — protein: MALALAVLIWAIVLASVVLFTGEFGWFPPQISEHGDAMDAQFNLTLIVVAIGFILAQVALGYYVWRYRDRSGARAVYTHGNAKVEVATVLITLVTFVTLAIIGQRVWIGLHLEDMPEDAVQVEVTAQQFAWNFRYPGPDGKFGKTATRLINDQLNPVGLDSRDPASNDDVVTLNRMAVPVNRDIRLTLRSKDVTHSFFVPALRFKQDTTPGLAIPGHFKALKTGEYEIACAELCGLQHYKMKGFLMVMSDQEFEAWLKERAEF
- the cyoE gene encoding heme o synthase; the protein is MSSAEKILKVGGMAVAEAPALPVLLGPDRAKAKADGRGRVLAACGARAAAYLELAKPEVTFLVLVAAGLGFAMASPGLDLPGLMRLLLGTGLLAAGTAALNHCLEWADDAKMRRTVRRPIPSGRLALREGYSLGVASALGGTAYLSLGVSPLAGLIGLTACLAYLGVYTPLKRKTAWCTFVGAFPGATPVLIGWTAAATLSVEAWVLFAILFLWQFPHFIAIAWMYREDYARAGLLMLPRGDAGGRRAFRQIMGYSLALVPASLVPYWLEMAGSIYLAAALCLGAGFLYFAWRAYAQRSKQQARRLLHVTVIYLPLLYLMMVLDKG
- a CDS encoding cbb3-type cytochrome c oxidase subunit I → MSDSAHPAVHPAPTTFMRKWVFSTDHKIIGIQYYFLALIAVFTGLALSVLMRLRLAWPAESWPWLEKIFPVGFEGGVMSPEFYLAMLTMHGTIMVFFVLTTAPQGGFGNYFLPIQIGAHDMAFPVLNMLSFWVTFLSMGVMFAAFFVAGGAPISGWTAYAPLSALGEVAGPGLGSGQDLWIISIALFCVASLLGALNFITTVLNMRTKGMSLMKMPLTVWTWFTTAILALLSFPVLLAAGILLLLDRLGGTSFFIPAGLVVSDTVIESSGGSPILWQHLFWFFGHPEVYIAILPGMGVASQLLSTFARKPIFGYHAMVVAVFAIGMLGFFVWGHHMFVSGLSPFSALVFSILTLAIGVPSAIKTFNWLGTLWGGKIRFTTAMLFAIGFVSLFVSGGITGLFLGQTSVDVQLHDTYFPVAHFHMIMGVAAIFGIFGATYYWFPKMFGRMLHEGLGKLHFWLTFIGVNAIFIPMHLMGIMGQLRRYAESTEFKFMEPLQPYQEFVTFAAFVTAAAQLLFLVNFCWGMFKGKRASENPWEATTLEWVTASPPPHDNFGGRELVVHHGAYEYGVPGAPRDYVMQTDPPLETTK
- a CDS encoding carboxypeptidase regulatory-like domain-containing protein, which encodes MMCLKSYLFLPVALLAALFAGACGSVDIDDEDLDAVDGTEAPAVVTRVDPATAATVSGKVFFEGDLPRARRLAMDAEPACAGLHTEPVYSEVVVPNDNKTLRHVFVYVKEGLEGMKFETPTEPAVLDQKGCIYLPHMMGVQVNQPVRILNSDPTTHNVHPTPRNNREWNESMAPNVPPKMKKFPREEVMIPVKCNVHPWMKSYIGVLPHPFFSVTDGDGSFEITGLPPGEYTIGIWHEFLKEGVTTHKVTLAASESKSVDFTLKQAS
- a CDS encoding c-type cytochrome, whose protein sequence is MPKKPPVGDDPVLNRSLGRILLISSLLMVASLLWALYDETYGLRPWKDYQKHFASLYSRHLRRIQPTQARAEQAVLQSAEYRKLSDAVTKAEESIAPRISDLDRETNRIVGSRLSVITEPFAITRSEIAALIYQIETSTNQSEKEALQRQIDAIKAREMTLRLASANGAGEVVEQEERFNFDQLEAEFNRLQARRAELGAQRAELVKSYNELRGERDTLLGDRLTGLTASQVRGLRARIRNFELGIRQIHVAEVDLVDRCESCHLGIREPLVLTKADMGGEEVFVSHPNPALLALHDPEQFGCSTCHNGNGRATTSVRKGHGRHKYWLWPLYYKENFEAGCHQCHAKDLVLDHAEVLNRGKEIYYVEGCAGCHRFEGFDTEAEALSEVQSSIHALAEDRKDMGKEIEQSVLAGDNAQDNAEAQRYYARADELKQQISNLDHEMERLEVRSADLQIEQKNVGPSLKEVRFKMRKEWIPVWLENPHAYRPSTKMPAFRLDEGQRRAISAFVWQTGIEGELPSQPRGNAVRGKELFETRGCMGCHAVGEGDAAQGSSFAANLSRVGEKVHYDYLVPWIHNPQERQPLSVMPSLRLSLQETRDIASYLVTLKQADASYPEADYLEDPALKSEGSMWVKHFGCAGCHEIAGFEEEGRIGTELTREGSKPIERLDFALLTHEAKHDGWYNHKGFFERKLKNPAIFDQGKIKNPVEKLRMPNFKLTDKEIAALTTFLLGSVDSTLPEHFFYAPGDRGQDIREGWWLVQRYNCMGCHQVRPGQQSDLSGMALYQDPDWKEQLPPTLVGEGARVDPDWLARFLRNPAMDSERTDRNGVRGYLHARMPTFRFSDSQIQKIVRFFEALAAQDRPYIPTQLEPLSNRERELARQLFTSKAAPCLRCHATGDPAHDRNATAPNFLLAGERLKPGWTERWMVAPEMIAPGTAMPSGLFQRDGERWVFAGSLPPAFRDYPKDHAELLVRYMFQLTPQEQRRLMSRMPAAATSVASR